From one Pedobacter faecalis genomic stretch:
- a CDS encoding RNA polymerase sigma factor — protein MAVTPLQNESELLAQIAQGDQRAFAALFKHYHRFLYSFSLRITSSEESANEVVQDVFLKIWLNRERLAEVQSFGAYLNRMVRNHSLNVVRKELQVARTTGEFGRSFDERDDSTTLQLEYNEVSNLLNDAIAGLSPQQRQVYQLCHQQGLKYVEAAEKMNISPQTVNAYMKDALKKIRMHFKKHATVYPLLILALFDS, from the coding sequence ATGGCTGTAACACCTCTTCAGAACGAAAGCGAATTGCTTGCTCAGATCGCGCAAGGGGACCAGCGTGCGTTCGCGGCACTTTTCAAACATTACCACAGGTTTCTCTACAGTTTCAGCCTGCGCATCACCTCTTCTGAAGAAAGTGCAAATGAAGTGGTGCAGGATGTCTTTTTAAAAATATGGCTTAACCGGGAAAGACTTGCCGAAGTTCAGAGTTTCGGCGCTTACCTGAACCGGATGGTACGCAATCATTCGCTGAACGTTGTGAGAAAGGAACTTCAGGTAGCCCGCACAACCGGCGAGTTCGGCCGGTCTTTCGATGAACGCGACGACTCAACCACCCTGCAGCTTGAGTATAATGAGGTAAGCAACCTGCTGAACGACGCCATTGCCGGACTATCGCCTCAGCAGCGGCAGGTTTATCAGTTATGTCATCAGCAGGGGCTGAAATATGTGGAAGCCGCCGAGAAAATGAATATATCGCCGCAGACGGTGAATGCATACATGAAAGATGCCTTAAAAAAAATCCGGATGCATTTCAAAAAGCATGCAACAGTTTACCCGCTACTGATCCTGGCACTCTTCGATTCCTGA